Proteins encoded within one genomic window of Sphingomonas sp. G-3-2-10:
- a CDS encoding ETC complex I subunit, with amino-acid sequence MSTARIYQRPKNAMQSGRARTDRWILEFEPGEQQRPDPLTGWAGSGDTSTQLRMNFPTLEAAQGYADRTGLAYHVIAAPERKLKLQAYADNFR; translated from the coding sequence ATGAGCACCGCACGCATCTATCAGCGCCCCAAGAACGCCATGCAGTCCGGCCGCGCGCGGACCGATCGCTGGATCCTCGAATTCGAGCCGGGCGAGCAGCAGCGCCCCGATCCGCTCACCGGCTGGGCCGGTTCGGGCGACACCTCGACCCAGCTGCGGATGAACTTCCCCACGCTCGAAGCGGCGCAGGGCTATGCCGATCGCACGGGCCTTGCCTATCATGTGATCGCAGCGCCCGAACGCAAGCTCAAGCTGCAGGCCTACGCCGACAATTTCCGGTGA
- the hrpB gene encoding ATP-dependent helicase HrpB, whose product MTDLPIHAVLPDLLATLRARSSAVLVAPPSAGKTTAVAPALLAEPWVEGREILLLSPRRLAARAAAERMASLAGESVGRIFGYATRMDSKRSSETRVTVVTEGIFVNRIQADPELAGVAAVLFDEVHERSLDSDFGLALALDAQEALRPDLRIVPMSATLDGARFSALMGDSPVIESEGRSYPLELRHLGRAAEARIEDSVAAAIRQALRDEDGGILAFLPGVAEIERTADRLGDLPGIALHKLHGSLEPSAQRAAIAPDKEGRRKIVLATSIAETSLTLDGIRVVVDSGLARRPRYDRAAGMTRLVTERASQASVTQRAGRAGRQGPGVAYRLWEAAATAGLPRFDPPEILEADLSALTLDCALWGVSDPRELRWLDTPPEAAVSEARKRLTVLEALDENGRPTAHGKAIAKLPLPPRLGHMLVRAGEIGLAKTAAQVAVLLGERGLGGQDADLELRLRRWKSERGPRADNAWKLAERWAKILPLPSPLPASGEREQAVATAIALAFPDRIAKRRDASGETWASAGGRGFRLDPTSPLARAEWLAVAETQGMASGARILSAAQIDPATVETLFADRIATHRTVRFDPATARIETRRERRLGSIRLSSGPDSDADPREIEAALLEAVRQHGLALLPWSGTAQALRTRAGYANLTELSDESLLADLDDWLPPALAGKRRFDAIESGALTTALNNRLGWDGQQALDRVAPARFESPAGSSHEIDYAAEAGPTVELRPQALFGLATHPMVGTTPLVLSLTSPAGRPIQTTRDLPGFWAGSWAAVAKEMRGRYPRHPWPDDPACANATLRTKNADARAAGKR is encoded by the coding sequence ATGACCGACCTGCCGATCCACGCCGTCCTGCCCGATCTGCTCGCTACGCTGCGGGCCAGGTCGAGCGCGGTGCTGGTCGCGCCGCCGAGTGCTGGCAAGACGACGGCCGTCGCACCTGCCCTGCTCGCCGAGCCCTGGGTCGAGGGGCGCGAAATCCTGCTGCTCTCGCCCCGCCGCCTCGCCGCGCGCGCCGCCGCCGAGCGGATGGCGAGCCTTGCGGGCGAGAGCGTCGGCCGGATCTTCGGCTATGCGACGCGGATGGACAGCAAGCGCTCGTCCGAAACCCGCGTCACAGTCGTCACAGAGGGCATTTTCGTGAACCGCATCCAGGCCGATCCCGAATTGGCAGGCGTCGCGGCGGTGCTGTTCGACGAAGTCCATGAACGCAGCCTCGACAGCGATTTCGGCCTCGCGCTCGCGCTCGACGCACAGGAAGCGCTCCGGCCCGATCTGCGGATCGTGCCGATGTCCGCTACGCTCGACGGCGCGCGCTTCTCGGCATTGATGGGCGACAGCCCGGTGATCGAAAGCGAGGGGCGCAGCTATCCGCTCGAGCTGCGCCATCTCGGCCGTGCCGCCGAGGCGCGTATCGAGGACTCGGTCGCCGCCGCGATCCGGCAGGCATTGCGCGACGAGGACGGCGGCATCCTCGCCTTCCTGCCCGGCGTGGCCGAGATCGAGCGTACCGCCGATCGGCTTGGCGACCTGCCCGGCATCGCGCTCCACAAGCTGCACGGCAGTCTCGAGCCCTCCGCCCAGCGCGCCGCGATCGCCCCGGACAAGGAAGGGCGCCGCAAAATCGTCCTCGCCACTTCGATCGCCGAGACCAGCCTGACGCTGGACGGCATCCGCGTGGTGGTGGATTCGGGACTGGCCCGCCGCCCGCGCTACGATCGCGCGGCGGGGATGACGCGGCTCGTCACCGAGCGCGCCAGCCAGGCGTCGGTCACCCAGCGCGCGGGCCGCGCCGGGCGTCAGGGTCCGGGTGTCGCCTATCGCCTGTGGGAAGCCGCAGCGACCGCCGGCCTGCCCCGCTTCGACCCGCCCGAAATCCTCGAAGCCGACCTGTCGGCGCTGACGCTCGATTGCGCGCTGTGGGGCGTCAGCGATCCGCGCGAATTGCGCTGGCTCGATACGCCGCCCGAAGCCGCTGTCAGCGAAGCGCGGAAGCGGCTGACGGTGCTGGAGGCGCTCGACGAGAATGGCCGCCCGACCGCGCATGGCAAGGCGATCGCGAAGCTGCCGCTCCCCCCGCGCCTGGGCCATATGCTGGTGCGCGCGGGCGAGATCGGGCTGGCGAAGACCGCTGCGCAAGTCGCGGTGCTGCTCGGCGAGCGCGGACTTGGCGGACAGGATGCCGACCTCGAACTGCGCCTGCGCCGGTGGAAGAGCGAACGCGGGCCGCGCGCCGACAATGCGTGGAAACTGGCCGAGCGGTGGGCCAAGATTCTCCCTCTCCCCAGCCCTCTCCCCGCAAGCGGAGAGAGAGAGCAGGCAGTGGCCACCGCCATCGCCCTCGCCTTCCCCGACCGGATCGCCAAACGCCGCGATGCGTCGGGCGAGACCTGGGCGTCGGCCGGCGGGCGCGGGTTCCGGCTCGATCCGACATCGCCGCTGGCCCGTGCCGAGTGGCTCGCGGTCGCCGAGACGCAGGGCATGGCATCGGGCGCGCGCATCCTCTCGGCCGCACAGATCGACCCGGCCACCGTCGAAACGCTGTTCGCCGATCGCATCGCGACGCATCGCACTGTCCGCTTCGATCCCGCCACCGCGCGGATCGAGACCCGGCGCGAGCGCCGACTCGGCAGCATCCGCTTGTCCTCCGGTCCCGATTCGGATGCCGATCCGCGCGAGATCGAGGCCGCCCTGCTCGAAGCCGTCCGCCAGCATGGCCTCGCCCTGCTCCCCTGGTCGGGTACCGCGCAGGCGCTGCGCACCCGCGCGGGCTATGCCAACCTCACCGAGCTTTCCGACGAGTCGCTGCTCGCCGATCTCGACGACTGGCTGCCCCCCGCACTCGCGGGCAAGCGCCGGTTCGACGCGATCGAATCCGGCGCGCTCACCACCGCGCTCAACAACCGCCTCGGCTGGGACGGGCAGCAGGCGCTCGACCGGGTCGCTCCCGCCCGCTTCGAAAGCCCCGCAGGTTCCTCCCACGAGATCGACTATGCCGCCGAAGCCGGGCCGACCGTCGAGCTGCGCCCGCAGGCGCTGTTCGGCCTCGCGACTCATCCGATGGTGGGCACCACGCCGCTGGTGCTCAGCCTGACCTCGCCCGCTGGCCGCCCGATCCAGACCACACGCGACCTGCCGGGTTTCTGGGCGGGCAGCTGGGCCGCGGTCGCGAAGGAAATGCGCGGCCGTTATCCTCGTCACCCCTGGCCCGACGATCCCGCATGCGCCAATGCAACGCTGCGCACCAAAAATGCTGATGCAAGGGCTGCGGGCAAGCGCTAA
- the smc gene encoding chromosome segregation protein SMC, translated as MQIKRLRLTGFKSFVDPADLRIEPGLTGIVGPNGCGKSNLLEALRWAMGENSPKSMRGAGMEDVIFAGTATRPQRDFAEVSILADGVGEMDEMEVVRRIERGAGSAYRINGRDVRAKDVSLAFADAATGAHSPALVSQGRIGAIISAKPAERRAMLEEAAGIAGLHVRRKDAEQKLRATEANLTRLDEVITDQEARAQALRRQARQAERYRELSDKIRVAEARMIFARWRDAAAAADVAKKEAQAAEALVAERAKAHDDAAAVQQAAAETLAGLRASALMVRDKATETMHALATLRSERATVERRIADLKHAELRLAEDRGREGALARDAAEALARLSDEMAALDQRIETAATRMPNLDAALAEAERAARDAEVALAQALAAQASEAAEARVAEAALAAARTRVERSTRDLARIDAELRALPDAEPLKAEKARAADARAKALAQAETARTGLARADAAERGAIDGRDRAQSARAAAHAELSALDSEAQALTKSTRPSDKDRILDKLKVDAGYERALAAGLGDDLEAGLDAKAERYWAGAEALPGDPGAASGTTPLVRHVQAPGELTRRLSQILVAEADTGQPLAVGQRLVTLSGTLRRWDGYVAKSGGAAAAERLERINRLAAIEKARPAAVRGVDAADAELARIDETIAEARRNAGDCRRLLDHSDTAARDAARAEDRAAGQLERLDSQRADLDSRRARILTEQDEAAGELSRAEAAKAALPDGSATRDKVARLSSEAETRRAASASARAERGTLEREISQSRERRAAAEAESKSWNARAGEAARRSAEMDQRAIDLAEESETLAGKPAELDAKVAEAEQAGESARAESSAAQSAERDAEAALRATEGDVRAANESLSQAREARAGALARAENQEMRRVEMGRLSGERFECPPPLLPERAGFKEDSVGDPQAESSSHDRLIAERERIGPVNLVAESELAELTTSAEASAKERDELTQAVHRLRGSIGMLNREGRQRLLAAFEAVDQHFRRLFTTLFNGGAAHLELVDSDDPLEAGLEIMAQPPGKKLQSLTLLSGGEQALTAVALIFALFLTNPAPICVLDEVDAPLDDANIERFCDLLDRMTEETRTRYLIVTHNAATMSRMHRLFGVTMVERGVSRLVSVDLGGALDVLAAE; from the coding sequence ATGCAGATCAAACGGCTCCGTCTCACGGGGTTCAAGAGCTTCGTCGATCCCGCCGACCTGCGGATCGAACCCGGGCTGACGGGGATCGTCGGCCCCAACGGGTGCGGCAAATCCAATCTGCTCGAAGCGCTGCGCTGGGCGATGGGCGAGAACAGCCCGAAGTCGATGCGCGGCGCGGGCATGGAAGACGTGATCTTCGCGGGCACGGCGACGCGCCCGCAGCGTGATTTCGCCGAAGTCTCGATCCTGGCCGACGGCGTGGGCGAAATGGACGAGATGGAAGTCGTCCGCCGGATCGAACGCGGCGCCGGCTCCGCCTATCGGATCAACGGCCGCGACGTCCGCGCCAAGGATGTCAGCCTCGCCTTCGCCGACGCGGCGACCGGCGCGCACAGCCCGGCGCTGGTCAGCCAGGGCCGGATCGGCGCGATCATCTCGGCAAAGCCGGCCGAGCGCCGCGCGATGCTGGAGGAAGCGGCGGGGATTGCGGGGCTTCATGTGCGGCGCAAGGATGCCGAGCAGAAGCTGCGCGCGACCGAAGCCAATCTGACCCGGCTCGACGAAGTCATCACCGATCAGGAAGCCCGCGCGCAGGCGCTGCGCCGTCAAGCGCGGCAGGCCGAGCGCTACCGCGAGCTATCCGACAAGATCCGCGTCGCCGAAGCGCGGATGATCTTCGCCCGCTGGCGCGACGCGGCGGCGGCGGCGGATGTGGCGAAGAAGGAAGCCCAGGCCGCCGAGGCGCTGGTCGCCGAACGGGCGAAGGCGCATGACGATGCCGCCGCCGTGCAACAGGCGGCGGCGGAAACGCTTGCCGGGCTGCGCGCCAGTGCGCTGATGGTGCGGGACAAGGCGACCGAGACGATGCACGCGCTGGCCACGCTGCGCAGCGAACGCGCGACGGTCGAGCGGCGCATCGCCGACCTGAAGCACGCCGAACTGCGGCTGGCCGAGGATCGCGGACGCGAAGGCGCGCTGGCCCGCGACGCCGCCGAAGCGCTGGCCCGCCTCAGCGACGAAATGGCGGCGCTCGACCAGCGGATCGAGACCGCCGCGACGCGCATGCCCAATCTCGACGCTGCGCTGGCCGAAGCCGAACGCGCCGCGCGCGACGCCGAAGTGGCGCTGGCGCAGGCGCTCGCCGCGCAAGCCAGCGAAGCCGCCGAAGCGCGCGTCGCCGAAGCCGCGCTGGCCGCCGCGCGTACCCGCGTGGAGCGATCGACTCGCGATCTCGCCCGGATCGATGCCGAGCTGCGCGCGCTGCCCGACGCCGAACCGCTCAAGGCCGAGAAAGCCCGCGCCGCCGACGCGCGCGCCAAGGCGCTGGCGCAGGCCGAAACCGCGCGCACCGGACTGGCCCGCGCCGATGCGGCCGAGCGCGGCGCGATCGACGGCCGCGACCGCGCCCAATCCGCCCGCGCCGCCGCCCATGCCGAACTCAGCGCGCTCGACAGCGAAGCGCAGGCGCTGACCAAATCGACGCGGCCATCGGACAAGGATCGCATCCTCGACAAGCTGAAGGTCGATGCCGGGTATGAGCGCGCGCTCGCGGCAGGGCTTGGCGACGATCTCGAAGCCGGGCTGGACGCGAAAGCCGAACGCTATTGGGCGGGCGCCGAGGCGCTGCCCGGCGATCCCGGTGCAGCTTCGGGCACCACGCCGCTGGTCCGCCATGTACAGGCTCCGGGCGAACTTACCCGCCGCCTCTCGCAAATCCTCGTCGCAGAAGCCGATACCGGACAGCCGCTCGCGGTGGGCCAGCGTCTCGTCACGCTCTCCGGCACGCTGCGCCGCTGGGACGGTTATGTCGCAAAGTCGGGCGGGGCTGCGGCAGCCGAGCGGCTCGAACGGATCAATCGCCTAGCCGCGATCGAAAAGGCGCGTCCCGCTGCGGTTCGCGGGGTCGATGCCGCCGATGCCGAGCTCGCCCGGATCGACGAGACCATCGCCGAGGCGCGCCGCAATGCCGGGGATTGCCGCCGCCTGCTCGATCACAGCGACACCGCCGCGCGCGACGCCGCCCGCGCCGAGGATCGCGCCGCCGGGCAGCTCGAACGGCTGGATTCGCAGCGCGCCGATCTCGACTCGCGCCGCGCGCGCATCCTGACCGAACAGGACGAAGCTGCGGGCGAACTCTCGCGGGCCGAAGCGGCCAAGGCCGCGCTTCCCGATGGCAGCGCCACGCGCGACAAGGTCGCCCGCCTCTCGTCCGAAGCCGAAACGCGCCGCGCCGCATCGGCATCGGCGCGCGCCGAACGGGGCACGCTGGAGCGCGAAATCTCGCAGTCGCGCGAACGCCGCGCCGCTGCCGAAGCCGAGAGCAAGAGCTGGAACGCCCGCGCCGGCGAAGCCGCCCGCCGCTCGGCCGAGATGGACCAGCGCGCGATCGACCTCGCCGAGGAAAGCGAAACGCTCGCCGGCAAACCCGCCGAACTCGACGCGAAAGTCGCCGAAGCCGAACAGGCCGGGGAATCCGCCCGCGCTGAATCCTCCGCCGCGCAATCCGCCGAGCGTGACGCGGAAGCCGCGCTGCGCGCCACCGAAGGCGATGTTCGGGCCGCGAACGAATCGCTCTCGCAGGCTCGCGAAGCGCGCGCCGGTGCGCTGGCTCGCGCCGAGAATCAGGAAATGCGCCGCGTCGAAATGGGCCGCCTGTCAGGCGAACGCTTCGAATGCCCGCCCCCGCTGCTGCCCGAACGGGCTGGCTTCAAGGAAGATAGCGTCGGCGATCCGCAAGCCGAATCCTCGTCGCACGACCGGCTGATCGCCGAACGCGAGCGGATCGGTCCGGTCAATCTGGTCGCCGAATCCGAGTTGGCCGAACTGACTACGTCGGCCGAAGCCAGTGCCAAGGAACGCGACGAACTGACTCAGGCCGTGCATCGGCTGCGCGGCTCGATCGGCATGCTCAACCGCGAAGGGCGTCAGCGGTTGCTGGCCGCGTTCGAAGCGGTCGACCAGCATTTCCGCCGGCTGTTCACGACGCTGTTCAACGGCGGCGCCGCGCATCTCGAACTGGTCGATTCGGACGATCCGCTCGAAGCCGGTCTCGAGATCATGGCCCAGCCGCCGGGCAAGAAGCTCCAGTCGCTGACCTTGCTCTCGGGCGGCGAACAGGCGCTGACTGCGGTGGCGCTGATCTTCGCGCTGTTCCTGACCAACCCCGCGCCGATTTGCGTCCTCGACGAAGTCGACGCCCCGCTCGACGACGCCAATATCGAGCGCTTCTGCGACTTGCTCGACCGCATGACCGAGGAAACGCGCACCCGCTACCTGATCGTCACGCACAATGCCGCGACGATGAGCCGCATGCACCGCCTGTTCGGCGTGACGATGGTGGAGCGCGGGGTTAGCCGGCTCGTGTCGGTGGATCTGGGCGGCGCGCTGGACGTGCTGGCGGCGGAGTGA
- a CDS encoding transglutaminase family protein → MKLSIRTRLDYQFAQPADVLLQFEAAAIPEQSVDWSHTHVTGTDFARVPAQDGIGDRIWIRAEGRMAVEYDAHVTINRILRDARALPHMDPRELPGEAVQYLMPSRYCPADHFHSFVETEFDGLKGGALVMTMRDWIADNFTYVSGVSNSDTTALDSFVRRQGVCRDYAHVLITLARAAAIPARMASVYAPNVTPPDFHAVAEIFLAGEWHLIDATGMATEAEMAKIGVGRDAADVSFMTAYGFGACQNVVVSVQEMTA, encoded by the coding sequence ATGAAGCTCTCGATCCGCACTCGCCTCGACTACCAGTTCGCCCAGCCCGCCGATGTGCTGCTCCAGTTCGAAGCGGCGGCCATTCCCGAACAGTCGGTCGACTGGTCGCACACCCATGTGACCGGAACCGATTTCGCGCGTGTGCCGGCGCAGGACGGGATCGGCGATCGTATCTGGATCCGCGCCGAGGGGCGGATGGCGGTCGAATATGATGCCCATGTCACCATCAACCGCATCCTGCGCGACGCCCGCGCTCTGCCCCATATGGATCCGCGCGAGCTGCCCGGCGAAGCGGTCCAGTATCTGATGCCCTCGCGCTATTGCCCGGCGGATCACTTTCACAGCTTTGTCGAAACCGAGTTTGACGGGCTGAAGGGCGGCGCGCTGGTGATGACGATGCGCGACTGGATCGCGGACAATTTCACCTATGTCTCCGGCGTCAGCAATTCGGACACCACCGCGCTCGACAGTTTCGTGCGGCGGCAGGGCGTGTGCCGCGACTATGCGCATGTCCTGATCACCCTCGCTCGCGCAGCTGCGATTCCGGCGCGTATGGCCAGCGTCTATGCGCCGAACGTCACGCCGCCGGACTTCCACGCGGTCGCCGAAATCTTCCTGGCGGGCGAATGGCATTTGATCGATGCCACCGGCATGGCGACCGAAGCCGAGATGGCCAAGATCGGCGTGGGCCGGGACGCGGCCGACGTCTCGTTCATGACCGCCTATGGCTTTGGCGCGTGCCAGAATGTGGTGGTTTCGGTGCAGGAGATGACGGCGTGA
- a CDS encoding nuclear transport factor 2 family protein → MTPAEVLDRWIEAFNAADLDALTALYHEDAVNHQVANDPVEGRTAIRAMFDAEFAAAEMVCIPESKFADGDWAIMEWRDPKGMRGCGFFQVTGGRIAFQRGYWDRLSFEKLYGAS, encoded by the coding sequence GTGACCCCGGCGGAAGTCCTCGACCGCTGGATCGAGGCTTTCAACGCCGCCGATCTCGACGCGCTGACCGCCCTTTATCACGAGGATGCGGTCAATCATCAGGTCGCCAACGATCCCGTCGAAGGCCGCACCGCGATCCGCGCGATGTTCGATGCCGAATTCGCGGCGGCCGAGATGGTCTGCATCCCCGAGAGCAAGTTCGCTGACGGTGACTGGGCGATCATGGAATGGCGCGATCCCAAGGGGATGCGCGGCTGCGGCTTCTTCCAGGTGACCGGTGGCCGCATCGCCTTCCAGCGCGGCTATTGGGACCGGCTGAGCTTCGAGAAGCTCTACGGCGCTTCTTAG
- a CDS encoding glycosidase codes for MSADDYLIFRPDDVDLSQSPLRKSLGEPTYVLGAFNPGLARLPGGNLLLMVRVAEALREPVAGGFARTIRWTPEGYGLDRHPLAGVEMSDPRTFALKGRHPPLLGLTSLSWLLPVELTGDAREVVKVHYDKAIEPSASWQDYGIEDARISLVGGSWWMTVCSVSAERHCTAMYHSVNGLDYKPLGIVLDHQNKDMLLFEGKPGGKYMALTRPLGEQYFAYPDESPWAGGPAIQMATSPDGLHWRPSEAPGIRARKGTSTSLRMGGGAQPILTPEGWLVLYHGVEKRETVGVYRTFWALLDRDDPTRVIRQEDGAPLLEAAPTLTADIAHQMYLPTPVVFTTGIADAGDHYVVASGEADLACRITHIPKLVFR; via the coding sequence GTGTCTGCCGACGACTATCTGATCTTCCGCCCCGATGACGTCGACCTCTCGCAATCCCCGCTGCGCAAGTCGCTGGGCGAGCCAACCTATGTGCTGGGCGCGTTCAATCCGGGATTGGCGCGGCTGCCGGGCGGCAATCTGCTGCTGATGGTCCGCGTGGCCGAAGCGCTGCGCGAGCCGGTCGCGGGCGGCTTCGCGCGAACGATTCGCTGGACCCCCGAAGGCTATGGGCTCGACCGGCATCCGCTCGCCGGGGTCGAGATGAGCGATCCGCGCACCTTCGCGCTGAAGGGTCGCCATCCGCCCTTGCTCGGGCTGACGTCGCTGTCGTGGCTGTTGCCCGTAGAGCTGACCGGCGATGCGCGCGAAGTGGTCAAGGTCCACTACGACAAGGCGATCGAACCCTCCGCCAGCTGGCAGGATTACGGGATCGAGGATGCGCGGATCAGCCTGGTCGGCGGCAGCTGGTGGATGACCGTCTGCTCGGTTTCGGCCGAGCGGCATTGCACCGCGATGTACCATTCGGTGAACGGGCTGGATTACAAGCCGCTCGGCATCGTGCTCGATCACCAGAACAAGGACATGCTCCTGTTCGAAGGCAAGCCGGGCGGCAAATATATGGCGCTCACCCGCCCGCTGGGGGAGCAATATTTCGCCTATCCCGACGAAAGCCCTTGGGCCGGCGGACCGGCGATCCAGATGGCGACGTCGCCCGATGGGCTGCACTGGCGACCCTCCGAAGCGCCCGGCATCCGCGCGCGCAAGGGCACCAGCACCAGCCTGAGAATGGGCGGCGGCGCGCAGCCGATCCTGACGCCCGAAGGCTGGCTGGTGCTGTATCACGGCGTCGAGAAGCGCGAGACGGTGGGCGTATATCGCACCTTCTGGGCGCTGCTCGACCGCGACGATCCGACCCGGGTAATCCGGCAGGAGGACGGCGCGCCCCTGCTGGAAGCCGCCCCCACGCTGACCGCCGACATCGCGCATCAGATGTATCTGCCGACACCAGTGGTGTTCACCACGGGGATCGCCGATGCGGGGGATCACTATGTCGTGGCCTCGGGCGAGGCGGACCTGGCGTGCCGGATCACGCACATCCCGAAACTGGTGTTTCGCTAA
- a CDS encoding NUDIX hydrolase, translated as MSEDTVEIAWQGKWIVAKKQGKWEYVSRNRGIRAVVIIAIDEDDHVLLVDQHRVPIGRRCLELPAGLVGDDHADDTPESAAVRELEEETGYTAADIQNLGEYFSSPGLVSEGFTLVRLRGLTRIGEGGGIDGEDIIVHRVPLAEVPAFVAAKRAEGMGIDVKILMLLAETFLG; from the coding sequence GTGAGCGAAGACACCGTCGAGATCGCCTGGCAGGGCAAGTGGATCGTCGCCAAGAAGCAGGGCAAATGGGAATATGTGTCGCGCAATCGCGGCATTCGCGCGGTGGTCATCATCGCGATCGACGAGGACGATCACGTTCTGCTGGTCGACCAGCATCGCGTACCGATCGGCCGGCGCTGCCTCGAACTGCCCGCCGGTCTGGTCGGCGACGATCATGCCGACGACACGCCCGAAAGCGCGGCGGTCCGCGAGCTTGAGGAAGAGACGGGCTACACCGCCGCCGACATCCAGAATCTGGGCGAATATTTCTCCTCGCCCGGGCTGGTGAGCGAAGGCTTCACGCTGGTGCGGCTGCGCGGGCTGACCAGGATCGGCGAAGGCGGCGGGATCGATGGTGAGGATATCATTGTCCACCGCGTGCCGCTGGCGGAGGTGCCGGCATTCGTCGCGGCGAAGCGGGCGGAGGGCATGGGGATCGACGTGAAGATCCTGATGCTGCTGGCGGAGACGTTTCTGGGCTAA
- a CDS encoding polyprenyl synthetase family protein has translation MSATIHRLNSREPSLEPMLTLVAPGMNAVNAVILDRMQSDIPLIPELAGHLIAGGGKRMRPMLTLASAELLGYSGTRHHKLAASVEFIHTATLLHDDVVDSSDLRRGRRTANIIWGNPASVLVGDFLFSRSFELMVEDGSLKVLKILSGASATIAEGEVNQLTAVRRLDLSEARYLDIIDAKTATLFAAACKIAAVVAERGEADEAALDAYGRNLGIAFQLVDDAIDYVSDAGTMGKDAGDDFREGKMTLPVILAYARGNDEERAFWKAAVTGHRNSDEDFAEAIRLVRASRAVDDTLARARHYGQRAIDALGAFPAGKAKDAMVEAVEFAVARAF, from the coding sequence ATGAGCGCTACGATCCATCGCCTCAACTCCCGCGAGCCTTCGCTGGAGCCGATGCTGACGCTGGTCGCGCCGGGCATGAACGCGGTCAACGCGGTGATCCTCGACCGCATGCAGTCCGACATTCCGCTGATCCCCGAGCTGGCCGGTCACCTGATCGCCGGGGGCGGCAAGCGGATGCGCCCGATGCTGACGCTGGCGAGCGCGGAACTGCTCGGCTATTCGGGCACGCGCCATCACAAGCTGGCCGCGTCGGTCGAGTTCATCCACACCGCGACTTTGCTGCACGACGATGTGGTCGATTCGTCCGACCTGCGTCGCGGCCGTCGCACCGCCAATATCATCTGGGGCAATCCCGCCAGCGTGCTGGTCGGCGACTTCCTGTTCAGCCGCAGCTTCGAGCTGATGGTCGAGGATGGCAGCCTGAAGGTGCTCAAGATCCTTTCGGGCGCCAGCGCGACGATCGCCGAGGGCGAAGTCAATCAGCTGACCGCCGTGCGCCGCCTCGACCTGTCCGAAGCGCGCTATCTCGACATTATCGACGCCAAGACCGCGACTTTGTTTGCCGCGGCGTGCAAGATCGCCGCAGTCGTCGCCGAACGCGGCGAGGCCGACGAGGCTGCGCTCGACGCCTATGGCCGCAATCTCGGCATCGCCTTCCAGCTGGTCGACGATGCGATCGACTATGTTTCCGACGCCGGTACGATGGGCAAGGACGCGGGCGACGATTTCCGCGAAGGCAAGATGACCCTGCCGGTCATCCTCGCTTATGCGCGCGGCAATGACGAGGAACGCGCCTTCTGGAAGGCCGCGGTCACCGGGCACCGCAATTCGGACGAGGATTTCGCCGAAGCGATCCGCCTCGTCCGCGCCAGTCGCGCGGTGGACGACACGCTCGCTCGCGCCCGCCATTACGGCCAGCGCGCGATCGACGCGCTGGGCGCCTTCCCTGCCGGCAAGGCGAAGGACGCGATGGTCGAAGCCGTCGAGTTCGCGGTCGCCCGGGCGTTCTGA
- a CDS encoding chorismate mutase, with translation MPDETLSRYRQSIDNIDASLVFMLAERFKITQAVGEYKAANALPPADPGREERQIERLRALAKDADLDPEFSEKFLRFIIDEVIRHHEKARGGTG, from the coding sequence ATGCCCGACGAGACGCTGAGCCGCTACCGCCAGAGCATCGACAATATCGATGCATCGCTGGTGTTCATGCTGGCCGAGCGTTTCAAGATCACCCAGGCGGTGGGCGAGTACAAGGCCGCCAACGCGCTCCCCCCCGCCGATCCGGGCCGCGAGGAACGCCAGATCGAGCGGCTGCGCGCGCTGGCCAAGGATGCCGATCTCGATCCCGAATTCTCCGAGAAATTCCTGCGCTTCATCATCGATGAGGTGATCCGGCACCATGAGAAGGCGCGCGGAGGAACTGGCTGA